In Nitrosophilus labii, the following proteins share a genomic window:
- a CDS encoding ComF family protein — protein MKYICQKCQNALLKPTISKRELVKDFYVISFYKYKNIETLLKTKHTFIGSFVYEIVAKNSFCLFSKEFKQKAYVLPVDTRIKDYYSHTAILAKAMKSRYLAPLYNSLIAQNSVSYSAKSYQYRVENPRNFNYIGPQSVDVIIIDDIVTTGLTLKEAYEVVKQKANPLFALTLADARE, from the coding sequence ATGAAATATATTTGTCAAAAGTGTCAAAATGCTCTTTTGAAACCTACAATATCAAAAAGAGAGTTAGTTAAAGATTTTTATGTTATCTCTTTTTATAAATATAAAAATATAGAAACGCTTCTTAAGACAAAACATACTTTTATTGGAAGCTTTGTTTATGAAATAGTAGCTAAAAACTCTTTTTGTCTGTTTTCTAAAGAGTTTAAGCAAAAGGCTTATGTTTTGCCTGTTGATACTAGAATTAAAGACTACTATTCCCATACGGCGATACTTGCAAAAGCGATGAAAAGCAGATATCTTGCACCTTTATACAACTCACTTATAGCACAAAATAGTGTTTCATATTCGGCAAAAAGCTATCAATATAGAGTGGAAAATCCAAGAAATTTTAACTATATTGGTCCGCAAAGCGTTGATGTAATTATTATTGATGATATTGTAACTACCGGCCTTACCTTAAAAGAAGCCTATGAAGTAGTAAAGCAAAAAGCAAATCCGCTTTTTGCTCTTACTTTGGCAGATGCTAGAGAATGA
- the greA gene encoding transcription elongation factor GreA, whose protein sequence is MQKEPMTEYGYKKLQDELEALKEERPKVVVEIEKAKEHGDLRENAEYHAAKERLGFIDARLAELSDLLSRAQVIDPSKLPHEKVSFGSTVKLLDIEEDEEIEYTIVGATESNPEHGLISYNTPLARQLLGKEEGDEITVKLPKGEIDFEILEVYYKPIKFDK, encoded by the coding sequence GTGCAAAAAGAGCCAATGACGGAATATGGATATAAAAAACTACAAGATGAGCTAGAAGCCTTAAAAGAAGAGAGACCGAAAGTAGTTGTAGAGATTGAAAAAGCGAAAGAGCATGGAGACCTAAGAGAAAATGCCGAATATCATGCGGCTAAAGAGAGATTGGGATTTATTGACGCAAGACTTGCGGAACTTAGCGATCTGCTATCCCGTGCTCAAGTTATTGATCCTTCAAAACTTCCTCATGAGAAAGTGAGCTTCGGCTCAACCGTAAAGCTTTTGGATATAGAAGAGGATGAAGAGATAGAGTACACTATAGTCGGAGCTACAGAAAGCAATCCTGAACATGGACTTATATCTTACAATACCCCTCTAGCTAGACAGCTTCTTGGAAAAGAAGAGGGTGATGAGATAACAGTAAAACTTCCAAAAGGGGAGATAGATTTTGAGATCTTAGAAGTATATTACAAACCTATTAAGTTTGATAAATAA
- the lpxB gene encoding lipid-A-disaccharide synthase, giving the protein MKIVVSALEKSANVHLKEVLKYIDCKIYGIFDKTLEEPIIDLQSISVMGFADVFKKIPLFYELQNEMVSLAKDADKILLIDSSGFNLPLAKKIKKRYPNTQIIYYILPQAWAWRRGRIKELEKYVDRLCSILPFEKEYYSKNAPIEYVGHPLLDEIKEFKTSLTKSDFITFMPGSRRGEIKRLMPVFKEVRKELNKEALLVIPPHFSDNDIKEIYGDLEDFTITKEPHKALMKSEFAFICSGTATLESALIGTPLILAYIAKPIDYFIAKTLVNLDYVGLANIFMNDLLNETIHPEFIQNEVSSKNLLEAYENFDKKEFFKKSLLLRDYLKHGSSKRVAQILKEEL; this is encoded by the coding sequence ATGAAAATAGTCGTTAGTGCTCTTGAAAAATCTGCAAATGTTCATCTTAAAGAGGTTTTAAAATATATAGATTGCAAAATTTATGGAATCTTCGATAAAACTTTGGAAGAACCAATTATAGACCTGCAATCTATTTCGGTTATGGGTTTTGCGGACGTATTTAAAAAAATTCCTCTTTTTTACGAACTCCAAAACGAGATGGTCTCTTTGGCAAAAGATGCGGACAAAATTTTGCTTATAGACTCTTCCGGGTTTAATCTACCTTTGGCAAAAAAGATAAAAAAAAGATATCCAAATACCCAGATAATATATTATATATTGCCTCAGGCTTGGGCTTGGAGAAGAGGAAGGATAAAAGAGCTTGAAAAGTATGTAGACAGGCTTTGCTCCATTTTACCTTTTGAAAAAGAGTACTACTCCAAAAACGCACCGATAGAGTATGTAGGTCATCCTCTTTTGGATGAGATAAAGGAGTTTAAAACATCTCTAACCAAGTCAGATTTTATAACTTTTATGCCAGGAAGCAGAAGAGGCGAGATAAAAAGATTAATGCCGGTTTTCAAAGAGGTTAGAAAAGAGTTAAACAAAGAGGCGCTACTCGTAATACCACCTCACTTCAGTGATAACGATATAAAAGAGATTTATGGTGATTTAGAAGATTTTACGATAACGAAAGAGCCTCACAAAGCTCTTATGAAATCGGAATTTGCTTTTATCTGTAGCGGTACCGCTACTTTGGAGAGTGCTCTTATAGGAACGCCTCTGATTTTAGCTTACATAGCAAAACCTATCGATTATTTTATAGCTAAAACTCTTGTTAATTTGGATTATGTAGGGTTGGCAAATATATTTATGAACGATCTACTTAACGAGACAATTCATCCGGAATTTATTCAAAATGAGGTATCATCAAAAAATCTATTAGAGGCATACGAAAATTTTGATAAAAAAGAGTTTTTCAAAAAATCGCTCCTGCTGAGAGATTATCTAAAGCACGGAAGTTCAAAAAGAGTGGCACAAATACTAAAGGAAGAGTTATGA
- the lepA gene encoding translation elongation factor 4, with the protein MDNIRNFSIIAHIDHGKSTLADRLIQECGGIEDRKMSEQMLDTMDIERERGITIKAQSVRLKYNKDGKEYILNLIDTPGHVDFSYEVSRSLASSEGALLVVDASQGVEAQTIANVYIALENDLELIPVINKIDLPAADPDRVKEDIENSVGLDCTDALEVSAKTGQGIKELIDAIIDRIPAPKGDPKAPSKALIYDSWFDSYLGALALVRVFDGEIRKGQEVLVMGTGKKHEVLELMYPHPIKPQKSEKIATGEIGIVVMGLKNIGDVQVGDTITDAKNPTPEPIEGFEEAKPFVFAGLYPIDTDKFEDLRDALDKLKLNDASITYEPETSAALGFGFRVGFLGLLHMEVVKERLEREFGLDLIATAPTVTYRVLKTDGEELEIQNPSELPPVQEIEKIFEPYVKATIITPTEFLGNVITLLNEKRGVQTKMDYLTEDRVLLEYEIPMNEIVMDFYDKLKTVTKGYASFDYEPSGYKEGDLVKLDVRVAGEVVDALSIIVPKEKAQYRGRELVKKMKEIVPRQLFEVAIQASIGNKIIARETVKSMGKNVTAKCYGGDISRKRKLLEKQKAGKKRMKAIGKVQLPQEAFLTVLKID; encoded by the coding sequence TTGGACAATATTAGAAACTTTTCCATCATAGCTCATATAGATCACGGAAAAAGTACCCTTGCCGACAGACTTATACAAGAGTGTGGTGGTATTGAAGATAGAAAGATGAGCGAACAGATGCTCGATACTATGGATATAGAGCGAGAGCGCGGTATCACTATCAAAGCGCAAAGCGTTAGACTAAAATATAATAAAGATGGAAAAGAGTATATTTTAAATCTTATAGATACTCCGGGACACGTTGATTTTAGTTATGAAGTTAGTCGCTCTTTGGCTTCTAGTGAAGGTGCTCTTTTGGTAGTGGACGCTAGTCAAGGAGTAGAAGCGCAAACGATTGCCAATGTCTATATAGCACTGGAAAACGACTTGGAACTAATTCCCGTTATAAACAAGATAGATCTTCCAGCTGCAGATCCCGACAGGGTAAAAGAGGATATAGAAAACAGTGTAGGATTAGATTGTACGGATGCCTTAGAGGTGAGTGCTAAAACGGGACAGGGCATAAAAGAGCTTATAGATGCTATTATAGATAGGATTCCGGCTCCAAAAGGAGATCCCAAGGCTCCTTCTAAAGCTTTGATATACGATAGCTGGTTTGATAGTTATCTAGGAGCTCTGGCACTTGTGAGGGTTTTTGACGGTGAGATAAGAAAAGGTCAAGAAGTATTGGTTATGGGGACCGGTAAAAAGCACGAAGTTTTGGAACTTATGTATCCTCATCCTATAAAGCCTCAAAAGAGTGAGAAAATAGCAACCGGTGAAATCGGTATAGTAGTTATGGGACTTAAAAATATCGGTGATGTTCAAGTTGGAGACACCATCACTGATGCCAAAAATCCTACTCCTGAACCGATTGAAGGATTTGAAGAAGCCAAGCCTTTTGTATTTGCTGGACTCTATCCGATAGATACGGATAAATTTGAGGATCTAAGAGACGCTTTAGATAAACTTAAACTTAATGATGCAAGTATAACATACGAGCCTGAAACTTCAGCGGCTTTGGGTTTTGGTTTTAGAGTAGGGTTTTTAGGGCTTTTGCATATGGAAGTTGTTAAAGAGAGGTTAGAGAGAGAATTTGGGCTCGATCTAATAGCCACAGCGCCAACCGTTACATACAGAGTTTTGAAAACCGACGGCGAGGAGTTGGAGATACAAAACCCCAGTGAACTTCCTCCCGTTCAAGAGATTGAGAAGATTTTCGAGCCTTACGTAAAAGCTACTATTATAACTCCTACCGAGTTCTTGGGAAATGTTATAACACTTTTGAACGAAAAAAGAGGTGTTCAAACAAAGATGGACTATCTTACAGAAGATAGGGTTTTACTTGAGTATGAAATACCTATGAACGAGATAGTTATGGACTTTTATGATAAGCTAAAAACCGTTACAAAAGGATATGCCAGTTTTGATTATGAGCCTAGCGGCTACAAAGAGGGTGATTTGGTAAAACTAGACGTTAGAGTTGCTGGAGAAGTTGTAGATGCTTTATCTATCATTGTTCCTAAAGAGAAAGCTCAATATAGAGGAAGAGAACTTGTTAAAAAGATGAAAGAGATTGTCCCTAGGCAGCTTTTTGAAGTAGCTATACAAGCAAGTATAGGAAATAAGATAATAGCAAGAGAGACTGTTAAATCTATGGGTAAAAATGTTACTGCTAAGTGTTATGGGGGAGATATCTCTAGAAAAAGAAAACTTCTTGAGAAGCAAAAAGCCGGTAAAAAGAGAATGAAAGCCATAGGAAAAGTTCAGTTGCCTCAAGAGGCTTTTTTAACCGTATTAAAGATAGATTAG
- a CDS encoding IS256 family transposase, with protein sequence MTQFVVDEDPLLSMMKWMMEQLMKIESEMKVGAKKGEHNSERKSYFSGYRPRRFDTRLGTVYLMIPKIRKGGYIPFFITEKRRSEQALISMVKEAYVNGISTRKIERLAKELGIENISASQVSQINKGLDEQVEEFRNRPLQKEYPNARVDALYEKVRDYEGRVVSTAIMIAYGVTLEGKREVLAIEPFINESYETWRNFFERLKERGLQKIALLISDVHLGKKAFKESFIGASWQRCKVHFMRNILAHVPPKAKEKFAAKLKQIWLQNSKKEAYLIAQAIIDEYGKKFPEATQVLQNGLEDSLQFYHFPQIDKRRISSTNVLERINKEIRRRSKVVSVFPSRESYIRLITTYLMEYTEDWEIERSYIHPQKLQEVMEIYEAQLKAA encoded by the coding sequence ATGACACAGTTTGTAGTTGATGAAGATCCACTTTTATCAATGATGAAATGGATGATGGAACAGTTGATGAAGATTGAGTCCGAGATGAAAGTTGGAGCTAAAAAAGGTGAGCATAATAGTGAGAGAAAAAGCTATTTCAGTGGTTATAGACCAAGAAGGTTCGATACGAGACTAGGGACAGTTTATCTTATGATTCCAAAGATAAGAAAAGGTGGCTACATTCCCTTTTTCATCACCGAAAAGAGAAGAAGTGAACAGGCTCTGATTTCGATGGTGAAAGAGGCATACGTCAATGGAATATCAACAAGAAAGATAGAACGTTTGGCAAAAGAGCTTGGAATCGAGAATATCAGTGCATCACAGGTATCACAAATCAACAAAGGGCTAGATGAACAAGTAGAAGAGTTTCGAAACAGACCACTGCAAAAAGAGTATCCCAACGCAAGGGTTGATGCTTTGTATGAGAAAGTGAGAGACTATGAAGGAAGAGTGGTATCTACCGCTATTATGATAGCTTATGGTGTAACACTAGAAGGCAAAAGAGAGGTATTGGCAATAGAGCCATTTATCAATGAGTCTTATGAAACTTGGAGAAATTTCTTTGAGAGACTCAAAGAAAGAGGATTACAAAAAATAGCATTGCTTATCAGTGATGTACATTTAGGGAAAAAGGCTTTCAAAGAGAGTTTTATTGGCGCATCATGGCAACGGTGTAAAGTACACTTTATGAGAAACATTTTAGCTCATGTTCCACCTAAAGCAAAAGAAAAATTTGCAGCAAAACTCAAACAAATCTGGCTGCAAAACAGCAAAAAGGAAGCTTATCTTATAGCCCAAGCTATTATCGATGAATATGGCAAAAAATTCCCTGAAGCTACCCAAGTGCTTCAAAATGGATTGGAAGACTCTTTGCAGTTTTATCACTTCCCGCAAATTGATAAAAGGAGGATAAGTTCGACAAATGTGTTAGAAAGAATCAACAAGGAGATTAGAAGACGCTCTAAAGTAGTATCTGTTTTTCCATCAAGAGAGTCCTATATTAGACTCATTACCACATACTTGATGGAGTACACTGAAGACTGGGAGATTGAGAGAAGCTATATTCATCCACAAAAGCTTCAAGAGGTGATGGAAATCTATGAAGCGCAGCTTAAAGCTGCTTGA
- a CDS encoding UDP-2,3-diacylglucosamine diphosphatase codes for MFRNIKESAIFVADSHVNEKNKDNFFLLLQKIEELNPPQIFFMGDIFDLLVSEVKSSVDKNIEVIKKMDMIASKIPSYYFEGNHDFSLKSVFKNITVFERKEQPCYFLYKDIKVALSHGDIWTTKRYEIYINVLQNKTVLRILSFFNKIVNDFIAKKIQEYNYSKNLCKKIENFENIIKERVKNYKKNYKDVDMVIEGHFHQNVELVFDNLRYINLPSFICGGKYGVFKEGKIVIKSL; via the coding sequence ATGTTCCGTAATATCAAAGAGAGCGCTATTTTTGTAGCGGACTCCCACGTAAACGAAAAAAACAAAGATAACTTTTTTTTATTGCTGCAAAAGATTGAGGAGTTAAATCCTCCGCAAATATTTTTTATGGGAGATATTTTCGATCTTTTGGTATCTGAAGTTAAAAGCAGCGTAGATAAAAACATAGAAGTTATAAAAAAGATGGATATGATTGCTAGTAAAATACCTAGTTACTATTTTGAAGGTAATCACGACTTCTCTTTAAAAAGTGTTTTTAAAAATATAACAGTTTTTGAAAGAAAAGAACAGCCTTGTTATTTTTTATATAAAGATATAAAAGTTGCACTATCTCACGGCGATATTTGGACTACGAAAAGATATGAGATATATATAAATGTTTTACAAAACAAAACAGTTTTGAGAATTTTATCTTTTTTTAACAAGATAGTTAACGATTTTATAGCAAAAAAGATTCAAGAGTATAACTATTCTAAGAATCTATGCAAAAAAATAGAAAATTTTGAAAATATTATAAAAGAGAGAGTGAAAAATTATAAAAAAAATTATAAAGATGTAGATATGGTTATCGAGGGGCATTTCCATCAAAATGTAGAATTAGTCTTTGATAATTTAAGATATATTAACCTTCCCTCTTTTATTTGCGGAGGAAAATATGGTGTTTTTAAAGAAGGGAAGATTGTTATAAAGTCACTCTAG
- the argC gene encoding N-acetyl-gamma-glutamyl-phosphate reductase gives MRCAVVGATGYTGLELIKILLNHPKFKLVYLGSSEDQNTKKVFPALDSILDMPIHKADPQEIANFCDLAFLALPHKASMSFAKELLDLGVKVVDLSADYRLKLENYENFYTSHIDQEHLKDAVYGLPEIYKEKIEKSRLVANPGCYPTATLLSLIPFLPFIDPNAPIFVDAKSGVSGAGKKCSQNTHFITINENIFAYNPIKHRHSIEIKEKLHECSGKDYEINFVPHLLPITRGMLVSCYVTLKEEIEPNQVLKEFYSDDIFVRIKDKPVDVKSVSGTNFCDIFAVKNQKSLFISSAIDNLLRGASSQAIVNANIMFSFPEDLGIPKIAYVP, from the coding sequence ATCAGATGTGCGGTAGTCGGAGCAACGGGATATACAGGACTTGAACTTATCAAGATACTTCTTAATCATCCTAAATTTAAGTTGGTTTATCTTGGAAGCAGTGAAGACCAGAATACTAAAAAGGTTTTTCCAGCTCTAGACTCTATTTTAGATATGCCTATACATAAAGCTGATCCACAAGAGATAGCAAACTTTTGCGATCTTGCTTTTTTAGCTCTTCCTCATAAAGCCTCCATGAGTTTTGCAAAAGAGCTTTTGGATTTGGGTGTTAAGGTAGTAGATCTATCTGCGGATTATAGACTTAAACTTGAAAATTATGAAAATTTTTATACTTCTCATATCGATCAAGAGCATTTAAAAGATGCAGTATACGGTCTTCCGGAAATCTATAAAGAGAAAATAGAAAAAAGCCGACTTGTAGCAAATCCCGGCTGTTATCCTACGGCAACACTTTTATCGCTGATACCTTTTTTGCCCTTTATCGATCCTAACGCTCCAATTTTTGTAGATGCTAAAAGCGGCGTAAGCGGTGCTGGTAAAAAGTGTAGCCAAAACACCCATTTTATTACCATAAATGAAAATATTTTTGCATATAACCCTATAAAACACCGACACTCTATAGAGATAAAAGAAAAATTACATGAATGCTCCGGCAAAGATTATGAGATAAACTTTGTACCTCATCTTCTTCCAATAACTAGAGGAATGCTTGTTAGCTGTTATGTTACGTTAAAAGAGGAGATAGAGCCAAATCAAGTTTTAAAAGAGTTTTATAGTGATGATATTTTTGTTAGAATCAAAGATAAACCTGTAGATGTAAAATCAGTTAGCGGAACTAACTTTTGCGATATTTTTGCTGTAAAAAACCAAAAATCGCTTTTTATCTCCTCGGCTATCGACAATCTTTTAAGAGGCGCAAGTTCTCAAGCTATAGTAAATGCAAATATAATGTTTTCTTTTCCAGAAGATTTGGGTATTCCTAAAATTGCCTATGTTCCGTAA
- a CDS encoding methylenetetrahydrofolate reductase, whose translation MKISKSKKESSSEIANFSVHYPFSNEKAKSELILGFFPITRLRTAQFLHSHVPGINVPKEWIDRLYKANKISEEEEFKVRFEMSKKLFNEILDFHPKIHIMTANKFDLARKILE comes from the coding sequence TTGAAGATTTCAAAATCTAAAAAAGAGTCTTCAAGTGAAATTGCGAACTTTAGTGTACACTATCCATTTAGCAACGAAAAAGCAAAGTCTGAACTTATTTTAGGTTTTTTTCCTATAACCAGACTTAGAACTGCCCAGTTTCTCCACTCCCACGTTCCGGGTATAAACGTCCCTAAGGAGTGGATAGATAGACTATATAAAGCCAACAAAATAAGTGAAGAGGAGGAGTTTAAAGTTAGGTTTGAGATGAGTAAAAAACTTTTTAACGAAATTTTGGACTTTCATCCTAAAATACACATAATGACGGCAAACAAATTTGATCTGGCAAGAAAAATTCTAGAGTGA
- the mnmA gene encoding tRNA 2-thiouridine(34) synthase MnmA translates to MSKVLVAMSGGVDSTVTAYLLKKEGFEVEGVYMKIHTREDLHQRYLKNVEKVSNFLGIKVHILDKTQEFLEKVYNPFVNGYIEGKTPNPCAVCNRYMKFGALVDVADSVGANFFATGHYVKCDGKYLYEAKDKSKDQSYFLFNIKRMVLPRLIFPLGDMYKEDVKKIAASIEPLKEIAAQKESSEICFVENTYIDILKEHTKVDTPGEVIDKDGRVIGEHKGYMHYTIGKRKGFIVYGAREPHYVLKIIPEKNQIMVGKREELEVKRVRLKDLNMFEEKKEFEATIKVRYRTHKVPCLVQIKDNIADVSLKEGVFGVASGQAGVFYEDEKVLGGGWIV, encoded by the coding sequence GTGAGCAAAGTTTTGGTAGCGATGAGTGGGGGAGTTGATTCTACGGTTACTGCATATCTTCTTAAAAAAGAAGGTTTTGAAGTTGAAGGTGTATATATGAAGATACACACTCGAGAGGATTTGCATCAAAGATATCTAAAAAACGTAGAGAAGGTTTCAAATTTTCTTGGCATTAAAGTTCATATCTTAGACAAGACTCAAGAGTTTTTGGAAAAAGTTTATAATCCATTTGTTAACGGTTATATTGAAGGTAAAACACCAAATCCTTGTGCAGTATGTAACAGATATATGAAATTTGGAGCATTAGTAGATGTGGCTGATTCGGTTGGGGCAAACTTTTTTGCTACAGGTCACTACGTAAAATGTGACGGAAAATATCTTTATGAAGCAAAAGATAAAAGTAAAGATCAAAGCTATTTTCTTTTCAATATAAAAAGAATGGTTCTGCCTAGATTGATTTTTCCATTAGGAGATATGTACAAAGAGGATGTAAAAAAAATAGCTGCTTCCATAGAGCCTCTTAAAGAGATTGCAGCTCAAAAAGAGAGCAGTGAGATATGTTTTGTGGAAAATACATATATAGATATATTAAAAGAGCATACTAAAGTAGATACACCCGGAGAAGTTATCGATAAAGATGGTAGAGTGATAGGAGAGCACAAAGGATATATGCACTATACTATCGGAAAAAGAAAAGGATTCATAGTTTATGGTGCTCGTGAACCTCATTATGTATTAAAAATTATTCCGGAAAAAAACCAAATAATGGTAGGTAAAAGAGAGGAACTTGAAGTAAAAAGAGTTAGGCTAAAAGATTTAAATATGTTTGAAGAGAAAAAAGAGTTTGAAGCTACTATAAAAGTTAGATACAGAACACATAAAGTTCCCTGTTTAGTGCAGATAAAAGATAATATAGCCGATGTGAGTCTAAAAGAGGGAGTATTTGGGGTAGCGAGCGGTCAGGCAGGAGTATTTTATGAGGATGAAAAAGTATTAGGAGGCGGGTGGATTGTTTAA
- a CDS encoding DegT/DnrJ/EryC1/StrS family aminotransferase gives MRVEFIDLKTQYMAYKEEIDKTIGEVMQKAAFIGGEKVATLEKELANYTGSKFAISCSSGTDALLLALMAIGIKEGDEVITTPFTFIATAEVISFLKAKPVFVDIDEKTYNIDPKKIEEKITSKTKAIIPVSLYGQPADMEEINQIAKNASGKIYVIEDACQSFGAEYKGKKSCNLSDIGCTSFFPSKPLGCYGDGGAVFTNDEEIAKKIFILKNHGQSKRYEHEVIGLNARLDAIQAAVLLVKMKHFDDEVKKRIELGQRYTQHLKDFVITPIIKEDRTSVYAQYSIRVPDRRKEIVNKLKTTGVPTAIHYPKPLHLQKAFEYLGYKEGDFPVAEKVSKEILSLPMSPFLSIEDQDYIIKTLSKAF, from the coding sequence ATGAGAGTGGAGTTTATCGACTTAAAAACGCAATACATGGCCTACAAAGAAGAGATAGATAAGACGATAGGTGAGGTTATGCAAAAGGCCGCTTTTATCGGAGGGGAAAAGGTCGCTACTTTAGAAAAAGAACTTGCAAATTATACTGGTTCTAAATTTGCAATCAGTTGTAGCAGCGGAACAGACGCACTTTTACTAGCTTTAATGGCGATAGGGATTAAAGAGGGAGACGAGGTTATAACCACACCCTTTACATTTATAGCAACTGCGGAGGTTATCTCCTTTTTAAAAGCTAAACCGGTATTTGTGGATATAGATGAAAAAACATACAATATAGATCCCAAAAAGATAGAAGAGAAGATTACCTCAAAAACAAAAGCGATCATTCCTGTGAGTCTTTACGGTCAACCAGCGGATATGGAGGAGATCAACCAGATAGCCAAAAACGCTTCAGGGAAAATTTATGTGATAGAGGATGCCTGCCAAAGCTTCGGCGCTGAATATAAAGGCAAAAAAAGCTGCAACTTAAGCGACATAGGTTGTACTAGCTTCTTTCCTTCAAAACCGCTCGGATGCTATGGTGATGGAGGAGCGGTTTTTACTAATGATGAAGAGATAGCAAAAAAGATCTTTATACTTAAAAATCACGGACAAAGCAAAAGATACGAGCATGAGGTGATTGGTCTAAATGCAAGATTAGACGCGATTCAAGCCGCAGTACTTTTAGTGAAAATGAAACATTTTGATGATGAAGTAAAAAAGAGAATAGAGCTGGGACAAAGATATACGCAACATCTAAAAGATTTTGTAATAACACCTATCATAAAAGAGGATAGAACCTCCGTTTATGCGCAATATTCCATAAGGGTCCCTGATAGAAGAAAGGAGATCGTAAACAAATTAAAAACAACCGGAGTTCCTACGGCTATTCACTATCCAAAACCTCTTCATCTGCAAAAAGCATTTGAGTATCTAGGATATAAAGAGGGAGATTTTCCTGTAGCTGAAAAGGTTTCAAAAGAGATTTTGAGTCTTCCTATGAGCCCGTTTTTGAGTATAGAAGATCAAGATTACATCATAAAAACATTATCAAAAGCATTTTAG
- a CDS encoding ribose-phosphate pyrophosphokinase produces the protein MRGYKIFSGTAHPEFAKEITKYLDVPLSKATVSRFSDGEINIQISESVRGRDVFIVQPTGSPANDNLMELLIMTDALRRSSANTITAVIPYFGYARQDRKAAPRVPITAKLVANLIEKAGITRVITIDLHAGQIQGFFDIPVDNLYGAIIFMDYVKNKNFKNPVIASPDIGGVARARYFASRLGMDMVIVDKRREKANESEVMNIIGNVEGKDVILVDDMIDTAGTIVKAAAALKAKGAKSVMACCTHPVLSGPAYERIENGKLDELVVSNSLPLKKNTEKIKVLSVAPLFAEVIRRVYHNESVNSLFI, from the coding sequence ATGCGAGGATATAAGATTTTTTCGGGAACGGCTCATCCTGAGTTTGCAAAAGAGATAACCAAATATCTTGATGTACCTTTAAGTAAAGCTACCGTTAGTAGATTTAGCGATGGAGAGATAAATATACAGATTTCAGAGAGCGTTAGGGGTAGAGACGTATTTATAGTACAACCTACGGGAAGTCCGGCAAACGACAATCTTATGGAACTGCTTATTATGACTGATGCTTTAAGAAGAAGCAGCGCAAATACCATCACTGCTGTAATACCATATTTTGGCTATGCTAGACAAGATAGAAAAGCCGCGCCAAGAGTGCCGATTACCGCTAAACTAGTTGCGAACCTTATAGAAAAAGCTGGGATTACGAGAGTTATTACTATTGATCTTCATGCTGGGCAGATACAGGGTTTTTTTGATATTCCAGTTGACAATCTTTACGGAGCTATAATATTTATGGATTATGTTAAAAACAAAAATTTTAAAAATCCAGTTATTGCAAGTCCCGATATCGGAGGAGTTGCAAGAGCAAGATACTTTGCAAGCAGACTTGGGATGGATATGGTAATAGTAGATAAAAGAAGAGAAAAGGCCAATGAGTCCGAAGTTATGAACATCATTGGAAATGTGGAAGGAAAAGATGTTATTTTGGTAGATGATATGATAGATACGGCCGGAACTATAGTAAAAGCTGCGGCGGCTTTAAAAGCAAAAGGGGCTAAATCCGTGATGGCATGTTGTACTCATCCAGTTCTTAGCGGTCCTGCATATGAGAGAATTGAAAATGGGAAGTTGGACGAACTTGTGGTTTCAAACTCTTTGCCTTTGAAAAAAAATACCGAAAAAATCAAAGTTTTGTCTGTAGCACCCCTTTTTGCCGAAGTTATTAGAAGAGTGTATCATAACGAGAGTGTTAATAGTTTGTTTATTTAG